The Synechococcales cyanobacterium T60_A2020_003 genome includes a region encoding these proteins:
- a CDS encoding EVE domain-containing protein, whose amino-acid sequence MVEKQYWLMKSEPDVYGIADLERDRQTLWDGVRNYQARNFLKSMNLGDLAFFYHSNATPPGIAGLMRVTESGVVDPTQFDPKSKYYDPKSPKDNPRWHTVTVEFVEALPNLFTLDQLREQFTAEDLLILRRGNRLSVTPVEPGVAETLLEVAGFQHQG is encoded by the coding sequence ATGGTTGAGAAACAGTACTGGCTGATGAAATCGGAACCGGATGTGTATGGCATTGCGGATTTGGAGCGCGATCGCCAAACGCTGTGGGATGGGGTGCGCAATTACCAGGCGCGAAATTTTCTGAAAAGTATGAATCTGGGGGATCTCGCTTTCTTCTACCACTCCAATGCTACGCCTCCCGGTATTGCGGGTTTGATGCGAGTCACAGAATCGGGCGTTGTCGATCCGACCCAGTTTGATCCGAAGAGTAAGTACTACGACCCCAAATCGCCCAAGGACAACCCCCGTTGGCATACGGTGACGGTCGAATTTGTGGAAGCCTTACCCAACCTATTCACTCTGGATCAACTCCGGGAGCAGTTTACCGCGGAAGATCTGCTGATTCTGCGTCGTGGCAATCGCCTTTCGGTGACGCCTGTAGAACCTGGAGTGGCTGAAACGTTGCTGGAGGTGGCGGGATTCCAGCATCAAGGGTAG
- a CDS encoding threonine/serine dehydratase: MLQLHDFEAAQQRIQPYIRKTPILPVSLVQQRPTELGNLFLKLECLQVTGAFKARGALSKLFSFHPQAMQRGIVAASGGNHGLAVAYAGWVAKVPTQIYLPKSAPPAKGEKLEKWGARVFWEGETWDDANRAALNHADSEELAYIHAFGDPEVIAGQGTIGLEILEQLPNVDVLFVAIGGGGLISGVATVAKILNPSIRIIGVEPTGAPTLLRSLESGQVVQLPEIQTVANTLAPRKTTQLNFEMVYRAVDQIVLVSDEDMRQAAQWLWFEMGVGAELSGAAAMAALLTKKAAVSPDETVCVLVCGAGIDGISLVEAQQATMAI; this comes from the coding sequence CAGCCCTACATCCGCAAAACCCCAATTTTGCCCGTCAGCCTTGTGCAGCAGCGTCCAACGGAACTGGGCAATCTATTCCTAAAGCTGGAGTGCTTGCAAGTCACCGGAGCCTTCAAAGCCCGTGGAGCCCTGAGCAAACTCTTCAGCTTCCATCCTCAGGCGATGCAGCGCGGCATTGTCGCGGCATCGGGTGGAAATCATGGTCTAGCGGTGGCTTATGCGGGATGGGTAGCGAAAGTGCCCACGCAGATCTACTTGCCCAAAAGTGCGCCCCCGGCCAAAGGCGAAAAGCTGGAAAAATGGGGCGCACGAGTGTTCTGGGAAGGGGAAACCTGGGACGACGCTAACCGGGCTGCCCTCAACCATGCGGATTCAGAAGAACTGGCCTATATCCACGCCTTTGGCGATCCAGAAGTCATTGCCGGACAGGGCACCATTGGTCTAGAGATCCTAGAACAGCTTCCCAATGTGGACGTGCTATTTGTGGCGATCGGTGGGGGTGGACTGATTAGCGGTGTTGCCACTGTAGCAAAAATTTTAAACCCATCCATCCGGATCATCGGCGTGGAACCGACGGGTGCCCCTACCCTTCTCCGCAGTTTGGAATCGGGTCAGGTTGTGCAACTTCCCGAAATTCAAACCGTTGCCAATACCCTAGCGCCGCGCAAAACAACCCAGCTTAACTTTGAGATGGTCTATCGTGCTGTGGATCAGATTGTGCTGGTCAGTGATGAGGATATGCGGCAGGCGGCTCAGTGGCTTTGGTTTGAGATGGGGGTGGGTGCAGAGTTAAGCGGTGCTGCTGCAATGGCTGCACTCTTGACCAAGAAGGCGGCTGTCTCGCCCGATGAAACGGTGTGTGTGCTCGTTTGTGGTGCTGGCATTGATGGTATTAGCCTAGTGGAAGCGCAGCAGGCCACGATGGCAATCTGA